One window of Dyadobacter sandarakinus genomic DNA carries:
- a CDS encoding SusC/RagA family TonB-linked outer membrane protein has translation MNVFYRIRGLGRLVVLLCGITSLSIHFSGTVYASIVADIEVKGVVKSTSGEPLVGSTVRVKGTQKGTVTNERGEFSITGVDDNATLVVTMIGFLPKEIKAGRSVSVELAEDAVGLQAVVVTGFQQIDKDKFTGSAVTLKTDDVRIDGLPDVSRMLEGRAAGVSIQNVSGTFGAAPKVRIRGATSLNGDNKPLWVIDGVVQEDIVNISNDQLSSGDPTTLLGSAVAGINPNDIETFDILKDAAAAALYGARAMNGVIVITTKKGRSGKPAITYSGNFSTQLTPSYRNFNIMNSAQQMSVLGELERKGYLTSNVLSKPDFGVYGKYYNALNGDNEGNFPIANTQEAKKDFLMRYARANTDWFDVLFKQNFIQEHSISISFGTDKSSSYFSTSYLDDNGWTIADKVKRYTLNFKNTYNISDRLSLTTSTLASVRRQQAPGSLNRRSNPVEGKFDRDFDINPFSYALNTSRTLTAYDENGNLEFFRRNFAPFNIISELANNRININLADIKLQGELSFKINDHLTYDFLGALRYIQTGREHTITENSNMANAYRAADNATIALANKYLYTDPDVPNAYPVVVLPSGGFYNRNEDQMLFYNVRNNLRYNRIFDDRHALNFLVGQEVKFTNRQNANNTGYGFQYEQGGTPFVDYRILKQTIESNFQYYGMQMDYERFAAFYGSAGYTLDEKYNFTGYIRYDGSNGFGKSAQARWLPTYTVAGSWNFDRENFIKRFKWLSMGRLRASYGLSADTGPATNTAVLFQSIITRRPYTDEKESAIQLSSLENTELTWEKLYSGNVGLDLGFLGNRINFSLDGYMRQSFDLIDQIKTSGIGGQIYKVANYADMESHGIDFSVDGVLFKNKDWDFRSRITLGYAQTRITNVENDPGIFDLVKAEGANVQGKPVRSLFSIDYRALKAETGVPVFVNENGEVSSDVYLQDQNVSYLKYEGPVDPPFTGGFNNTLTYKNLSLNVFLTYQAGNKIRLNPLYKTTFSDLDAMPREFLDRWVMSGDESVPSIPSIPDLLEKQYLTGTYPYNIYNYSTDRVAKGDFVRLKSVSLMYKVPLPVAMKAGFKGASIQLSSINPWLIYADKKLKGQDPEFFNAGGVAQPIQKQFTVAIKLSL, from the coding sequence ATGAATGTTTTTTATCGGATCAGAGGCCTGGGACGGCTTGTTGTGTTGCTCTGCGGTATAACATCTCTTTCAATTCATTTTTCAGGTACAGTTTACGCATCCATTGTTGCCGACATCGAGGTAAAAGGTGTTGTGAAAAGCACTTCCGGAGAGCCGCTGGTCGGATCTACGGTGCGGGTGAAAGGCACGCAAAAGGGTACCGTCACCAACGAGCGGGGCGAGTTCAGCATCACCGGTGTTGATGATAATGCGACCCTGGTGGTAACAATGATCGGCTTTTTACCCAAAGAAATAAAAGCCGGCAGGAGCGTGTCCGTGGAGCTTGCAGAGGATGCAGTAGGCCTTCAGGCTGTGGTGGTGACCGGTTTTCAGCAGATTGATAAAGACAAATTTACCGGTTCAGCCGTCACGCTGAAAACGGACGACGTCAGGATCGACGGGCTGCCCGATGTGAGCCGGATGCTGGAAGGTCGTGCTGCGGGTGTTTCCATTCAAAACGTTTCGGGTACATTCGGCGCTGCACCCAAAGTTCGTATCCGCGGCGCAACCTCGCTAAACGGGGATAATAAGCCACTTTGGGTCATCGACGGTGTGGTGCAGGAGGATATTGTGAACATTTCAAACGACCAGCTGTCGAGCGGTGATCCTACTACCTTGCTGGGCTCAGCCGTAGCAGGTATCAACCCGAATGACATAGAGACCTTTGATATCCTGAAAGACGCTGCCGCTGCTGCGCTTTACGGCGCGCGGGCGATGAATGGTGTTATTGTAATCACAACTAAAAAGGGACGGAGCGGCAAACCGGCGATTACGTATTCCGGCAATTTCAGCACCCAGCTTACGCCTTCCTACCGTAATTTCAACATCATGAATTCGGCCCAGCAAATGTCTGTGCTGGGCGAGCTCGAACGCAAAGGTTACCTTACTTCCAATGTTTTGTCCAAGCCGGATTTTGGGGTTTATGGTAAATATTACAATGCACTCAATGGCGACAATGAAGGTAATTTCCCGATCGCCAATACGCAGGAGGCTAAAAAGGATTTCCTGATGCGTTATGCCAGGGCCAATACAGACTGGTTTGACGTGCTTTTCAAGCAAAACTTTATCCAGGAACATTCCATCAGTATTTCTTTTGGTACGGATAAATCCAGCTCCTACTTTTCAACCAGTTACCTGGACGACAATGGATGGACGATCGCCGATAAAGTGAAGCGCTACACCCTGAACTTCAAGAACACGTACAATATTTCTGACCGGCTCAGCCTTACTACCTCCACGCTGGCGTCTGTCAGGCGGCAGCAGGCACCGGGTTCCCTGAACCGGAGGAGCAACCCGGTCGAGGGTAAGTTTGACCGTGACTTTGATATCAATCCTTTCAGCTACGCCCTGAACACCAGCCGCACGCTGACTGCCTACGATGAAAATGGGAATCTGGAATTTTTCCGCAGAAATTTTGCCCCCTTCAACATCATATCCGAACTCGCCAATAACAGGATCAACATCAACCTGGCCGATATTAAGCTCCAGGGAGAATTGTCTTTCAAGATCAACGATCACCTGACCTACGATTTCCTGGGTGCGCTGCGCTACATACAGACGGGCCGCGAGCATACAATTACAGAAAACTCCAATATGGCCAATGCCTACCGCGCTGCCGACAATGCAACGATCGCGCTGGCCAACAAGTACCTCTATACCGATCCCGATGTTCCCAATGCATACCCCGTAGTGGTGCTGCCGAGCGGAGGTTTTTACAACCGCAATGAGGACCAGATGCTGTTTTACAATGTTCGTAACAATTTGAGGTACAACCGGATCTTTGATGACCGGCATGCATTGAACTTTCTGGTAGGGCAGGAGGTGAAGTTTACCAATCGGCAAAACGCCAACAATACGGGTTATGGCTTCCAATATGAGCAGGGAGGAACCCCTTTTGTCGATTACCGTATTCTGAAACAGACCATTGAAAGTAACTTCCAGTATTATGGAATGCAGATGGATTACGAACGCTTTGCAGCATTTTATGGAAGTGCCGGGTATACGCTGGATGAGAAGTACAACTTTACCGGCTACATCCGGTACGATGGTTCCAATGGATTTGGAAAGTCGGCCCAGGCGCGCTGGCTGCCGACCTACACCGTGGCGGGATCCTGGAATTTTGACCGGGAAAACTTCATCAAGAGATTCAAGTGGCTGAGTATGGGGCGGCTTCGTGCGAGCTACGGACTATCTGCCGATACCGGCCCGGCTACCAATACAGCAGTACTTTTTCAAAGCATCATCACCCGCAGACCTTATACGGATGAAAAGGAATCGGCCATCCAGCTCAGCTCACTCGAAAATACCGAGCTGACCTGGGAAAAGCTGTACAGCGGCAACGTGGGCCTTGATTTAGGTTTTCTGGGTAACCGGATCAACTTTTCACTCGATGGCTACATGCGCCAGAGTTTTGACCTGATCGACCAGATCAAGACCTCCGGGATTGGCGGGCAGATCTACAAGGTGGCCAACTATGCGGATATGGAATCGCACGGGATTGACTTCTCGGTTGATGGAGTTCTGTTCAAAAACAAGGATTGGGATTTCCGGTCGCGCATTACACTGGGGTATGCCCAGACACGCATTACCAATGTGGAAAATGACCCGGGAATTTTTGATCTCGTAAAAGCCGAAGGAGCCAATGTGCAGGGCAAGCCCGTACGCAGCTTGTTTTCCATAGACTATCGTGCGCTCAAAGCGGAAACGGGTGTGCCGGTTTTTGTAAATGAAAATGGGGAAGTAAGCTCCGATGTATACTTACAGGACCAGAATGTCAGCTACCTGAAATATGAAGGTCCGGTGGATCCGCCTTTTACAGGAGGTTTCAATAATACATTAACCTACAAAAACCTGTCACTGAACGTGTTCCTGACCTACCAGGCCGGCAACAAAATCCGCCTGAACCCATTGTATAAAACCACGTTCAGCGACCTGGATGCGATGCCGAGGGAATTTCTGGATCGCTGGGTTATGTCCGGGGATGAAAGTGTGCCAAGCATTCCTTCCATTCCTGATTTGCTTGAAAAACAATACCTTACCGGAACGTATCCCTATAATATTTATAATTATTCTACAGACCGGGTGGCCAAAGGTGACTTTGTCCGTCTAAAGTCTGTATCACTGATGTATAAGGTGCCTTTGCCGGTGGCGATGAAGGCCGGGTTCAAGGGGGCAAGCATTCAGCTTTCGTCCATCAATCCCTGGCTGATTTATGCCGACAAAAAGCTGAAAGGGCAGGATCCGGAGTTTTTTAATGCAGGCGGAGTGGCTCAGCCCATTCAGAAGCAGTTTACGGTAGCGATCAAGTTGAGCTTGTAA
- a CDS encoding precorrin-2 dehydrogenase/sirohydrochlorin ferrochelatase family protein, translating to MNNLFPIFLKLENLHTLIVGGGYVGLEKITAVLDNSPQATVTLVAPEIRDEIQELAQVRERLTLIFRKFEEQDLDAKDLVIVATNDKLENQRIASIARVRHMLVNVADTPAICDFYLSSVVRKGNLKVAISTNGMSPTLAKRLKEVLGEALPDNLETAMEQLRAVREMLSGDFAQKVDELNRITSVLTAGPK from the coding sequence ATGAACAATCTTTTTCCCATATTCCTGAAACTGGAAAATCTGCACACACTGATCGTAGGCGGAGGTTATGTAGGACTTGAAAAAATCACGGCTGTACTGGACAATTCCCCCCAAGCTACGGTGACCCTCGTAGCACCCGAAATCAGGGATGAAATACAGGAACTGGCGCAAGTCCGGGAGCGTCTTACATTGATTTTCCGGAAGTTTGAAGAACAAGATCTGGACGCGAAAGACCTGGTGATCGTGGCCACCAACGATAAGCTCGAAAACCAGCGGATCGCCAGTATAGCACGCGTCAGGCATATGCTGGTGAACGTGGCTGATACGCCCGCCATCTGCGATTTTTATCTATCCTCTGTCGTAAGGAAGGGTAACCTGAAAGTGGCAATTTCTACAAACGGCATGTCGCCTACGCTCGCAAAAAGGCTGAAAGAAGTGCTCGGCGAAGCCCTCCCGGATAATCTTGAAACCGCTATGGAGCAATTGCGTGCCGTACGCGAAATGCTGAGTGGCGACTTTGCTCAGAAAGTCGATGAGCTCAACCGCATTACATCCGTACTTACCGCCGGGCCGAAATGA
- a CDS encoding ABC-F family ATP-binding cassette domain-containing protein: MIAITNLSYFLGDRALYDTASLHIKPKQKIGLIGLNGTGKSTLLRMINGEFQPDGGSISKSGDCTIGFLNQDLLSYQTDDTILSVAMQAFGRQNELQVQMDKILHDMEHNYTDALVDRLAKVQDEFEALDGYSVQSKAEAILEGLGFSTDDLHKPLRQFSGGWRMRVMLAKLLLQKPSLLMLDEPTNHLDLPSIQWVEKYVQSYENAVIVVSHDRQFLDNTIDTTVEVSGGKLNYYAGNYSFYLEEKSLRNDIQRGAYENQQAKIRQTERFIERFKAKATKARQVQSRVKALDRMDVVDEVLDENAKVHFRFQFTTQPGRHVFQLEDASKAYGNKVILDHTNISMERGDKIALIGANGRGKSTVLRIVAGTEGIEGKRRLGHNVSFTFYAQHQLESLNVQHNLIEELKYANPEKSETELRTVLGCFLFTGDDVFKKIKVLSGGEKSRVALAKVLLSQANFLLLDEPTNHLDMQSVNILIQALQQYEGSYIVVSHDRYFVENIANKIWYIEDHQIKEYPGTYEEYETWVEERGLQSAVSEKVVVSSAPPQKKQVQTVAPALAPSNRTHSGEDAQRLKKARKQIEELEATINNLEARKAEAEGRLADPKIYDDAKALSELNQFYADIQQKLESATDSWENAMMEVEELAGK, encoded by the coding sequence ATGATCGCGATAACGAACCTCAGTTATTTTCTGGGAGACAGGGCACTTTATGACACTGCTTCCCTGCATATAAAACCCAAACAAAAAATCGGCCTGATCGGCCTGAACGGAACCGGAAAGTCTACGTTGCTCCGGATGATTAATGGAGAATTCCAGCCGGACGGCGGAAGTATTTCCAAGTCGGGCGACTGCACTATCGGCTTTCTCAACCAGGATCTCCTTTCCTATCAGACTGACGATACCATTCTCTCGGTGGCCATGCAGGCTTTCGGGCGGCAAAACGAGCTGCAAGTGCAAATGGACAAGATCCTGCACGATATGGAGCACAACTATACAGATGCCCTGGTAGACCGGCTTGCAAAAGTTCAGGACGAATTTGAGGCATTGGACGGCTACTCGGTACAATCCAAAGCCGAAGCGATCCTGGAAGGTCTGGGTTTCTCTACAGACGATCTGCACAAGCCGCTGCGGCAATTTTCGGGAGGCTGGCGGATGCGGGTAATGCTGGCGAAGCTGCTTCTGCAGAAACCTTCCCTGCTGATGCTTGATGAACCTACCAACCACCTTGACCTTCCGTCCATTCAGTGGGTTGAGAAATATGTGCAATCGTACGAAAATGCAGTGATCGTGGTTTCCCACGACCGGCAGTTCCTGGATAATACCATTGATACAACGGTGGAGGTTTCGGGCGGAAAGTTAAATTACTACGCAGGCAACTATTCTTTTTACCTTGAAGAAAAGTCGCTGCGGAACGATATCCAGCGAGGTGCCTATGAAAACCAGCAGGCCAAAATCAGGCAGACCGAACGTTTTATTGAACGCTTCAAAGCCAAGGCAACCAAAGCACGCCAGGTACAAAGCCGGGTAAAAGCCCTCGACAGAATGGATGTTGTAGATGAGGTACTTGATGAAAATGCGAAGGTCCATTTCAGGTTCCAGTTTACCACCCAGCCGGGCAGGCATGTGTTTCAGCTGGAAGATGCCTCCAAAGCTTATGGCAACAAGGTCATTCTTGACCATACCAACATCAGCATGGAGCGCGGCGACAAAATCGCGCTGATCGGGGCAAACGGACGGGGAAAATCCACTGTGCTCCGGATCGTGGCGGGTACTGAAGGCATCGAAGGTAAAAGGCGGCTCGGGCATAATGTGTCATTTACATTCTACGCACAGCACCAGCTCGAATCGCTGAATGTCCAGCATAACCTGATTGAAGAGCTGAAATATGCCAATCCTGAAAAGTCGGAGACGGAGCTCAGGACCGTACTGGGATGCTTCCTGTTTACAGGAGATGATGTTTTCAAGAAAATAAAAGTACTCTCGGGAGGTGAAAAATCGCGGGTGGCGCTTGCGAAGGTACTGTTGTCGCAAGCCAACTTCCTGCTGCTCGATGAGCCGACGAACCACCTTGACATGCAGTCTGTGAACATCCTGATCCAGGCATTGCAGCAGTACGAAGGCAGCTACATTGTGGTTTCCCATGACCGGTATTTCGTTGAAAATATTGCCAATAAAATCTGGTACATCGAAGATCACCAGATTAAGGAATACCCCGGCACCTACGAGGAGTATGAGACCTGGGTGGAAGAGCGGGGACTGCAATCGGCAGTGAGCGAGAAAGTAGTGGTAAGCAGTGCGCCTCCGCAGAAAAAACAGGTGCAGACAGTTGCACCGGCACTGGCTCCCAGCAACCGGACCCACTCAGGTGAAGATGCGCAAAGGTTGAAAAAGGCGCGCAAGCAGATTGAAGAACTGGAAGCCACAATCAATAACCTGGAAGCCCGGAAGGCCGAGGCCGAGGGCAGGCTGGCTGATCCGAAGATCTACGACGATGCCAAAGCATTATCAGAACTTAACCAGTTTTATGCCGACATTCAGCAAAAGCTGGAATCCGCTACTGACTCGTGGGAAAATGCGATGATGGAAGTGGAAGAGCTGGCGGGGAAATAG
- a CDS encoding Uma2 family endonuclease, whose amino-acid sequence MTAQLQKMYSEQEYLEMEREAAFKSEYYRGEIFAMSGAGYNHNRIVENLSVDIGGYLKGKSCRTFSSDLRMHIPANGLYTYPDLLITCGKNEFLDEKRDTILNPVVIIEVLSPTTSGYDRGEKFHFYRSIPSLKEYVLINSLSIAAEVYRKNDLGVWYLASEAYTVNESIEIASIGITLLLADIYAETEDLK is encoded by the coding sequence ATGACAGCACAATTACAGAAAATGTACTCGGAGCAGGAATATCTTGAAATGGAGCGGGAAGCTGCATTTAAAAGCGAATACTACCGGGGCGAGATCTTCGCCATGTCGGGAGCGGGCTATAACCATAACCGGATCGTAGAAAATCTTTCTGTTGATATCGGTGGGTATCTTAAAGGAAAAAGCTGCCGTACTTTTTCAAGTGACCTGCGCATGCATATTCCTGCAAATGGACTGTACACCTATCCCGACCTGCTCATTACGTGCGGTAAAAATGAGTTTCTGGATGAAAAGAGGGACACAATCCTGAACCCGGTAGTGATCATCGAAGTATTGTCTCCTACGACTTCCGGCTATGACCGCGGGGAAAAGTTTCACTTTTACCGGAGTATACCCTCTTTAAAAGAATATGTCCTGATCAACTCGCTATCCATTGCCGCAGAGGTGTACCGTAAAAATGACCTGGGCGTCTGGTACCTGGCATCGGAAGCTTATACTGTCAATGAATCCATAGAAATAGCAAGTATAGGCATTACCCTGCTACTGGCCGATATTTACGCCGAAACAGAAGATCTTAAATAA
- a CDS encoding type IX secretion system plug protein produces the protein MRLFSLLFLLAGLVQAVAQPRNLRLEDHIYAQKIRTVLLYPAIEDAENPRRLLSPPVMPVSNPAPLVLEYDDLSTDFEGYRAKIVHCNADWTKSNLNDIEFTYEFNEYPITSYEQSFSTKVPYFHYRFELPKLKLAGNYVIYVYSDRDRQPILSRRFMLYESRVSIDAKARFSQGIQQQFTDQQIDFSISYKGYPLNAPQTDLKVIMRKNFRWDQAKTGFRPTNVRPFDQILEYTFFDLENTFQGGNEFRYFDSRTLSARGYGISELERTGDYTRLRLFADKSRVDMPYVQVDDFNGQYIVDQRESGRGSIEADYSPVLFTLKSDEEPGAAYYVNGAFNLWQLDERNRMTYNPETKAYEAEILLKQGVINYNYSVVRGTNGKPDEAPIEGNFAPTENDYDVLVYFRPPAGRADLLIGYRTVEWNRRR, from the coding sequence ATGCGCCTCTTTTCCCTGCTGTTCCTGCTTGCAGGCCTGGTACAGGCAGTAGCCCAGCCCAGGAACCTCCGGCTCGAAGATCACATTTATGCTCAGAAAATCCGGACTGTTTTACTTTACCCAGCCATTGAAGACGCTGAAAATCCACGGCGGTTGCTCAGCCCGCCCGTCATGCCGGTAAGTAACCCTGCTCCCTTGGTGTTGGAATATGATGACCTCTCCACTGACTTTGAGGGTTACCGTGCTAAGATTGTTCACTGCAATGCAGACTGGACCAAGTCGAACCTGAATGACATTGAATTTACGTATGAATTCAATGAATACCCCATTACCAGCTACGAACAATCTTTCAGCACCAAGGTCCCATATTTCCACTACCGGTTTGAGCTTCCGAAACTGAAACTGGCCGGCAACTATGTGATCTATGTTTATTCCGACCGGGACCGGCAGCCCATACTCAGCCGACGGTTTATGCTATACGAATCAAGGGTCAGCATTGATGCCAAAGCACGTTTTTCGCAGGGTATACAGCAGCAGTTTACCGACCAGCAGATTGATTTCAGCATCAGTTACAAAGGTTATCCGCTCAATGCGCCTCAAACCGACCTGAAAGTAATCATGCGTAAAAATTTCCGGTGGGACCAGGCTAAAACGGGCTTTCGCCCCACCAATGTGCGACCATTTGACCAGATCCTTGAATACACATTTTTTGATCTGGAAAATACATTTCAGGGCGGTAATGAATTCAGGTACTTTGACAGCAGGACATTGTCGGCCCGCGGGTACGGGATCAGTGAACTTGAACGTACCGGCGACTATACCCGTCTGCGGCTTTTTGCCGACAAGTCACGCGTGGATATGCCATACGTTCAGGTCGATGACTTTAACGGACAATATATTGTGGATCAGCGGGAGTCGGGGCGCGGCAGTATTGAAGCGGATTACTCGCCTGTACTTTTCACTTTGAAATCAGATGAGGAACCTGGCGCAGCCTACTATGTGAATGGCGCATTCAACTTATGGCAACTGGATGAGAGGAACCGCATGACCTACAACCCTGAAACAAAGGCATACGAAGCTGAAATCCTGCTGAAACAAGGCGTGATCAATTACAATTACAGCGTAGTACGTGGCACTAACGGTAAACCGGATGAAGCGCCCATTGAAGGGAATTTTGCTCCGACGGAAAATGATTATGACGTATTGGTCTACTTTCGCCCGCCGGCAGGCCGCGCCGACCTTCTGATAGGATACCGTACTGTTGAATGGAACAGAAGGCGATAG
- the lysA gene encoding diaminopimelate decarboxylase, producing the protein MQLTQEETSHSIQGIDLAELTEQFGSPLYVYDADVIRRKVTALQHAFSSVDMKMKYACKANTNLSILRLMRSIGVELDVVSPGELEIGMLAGYEAGQITFTPSGVPFYEVQEAVEKGAIVNVDSLPLLEWFGQTFGNTKPCLIRIKPNVAAGGNIKIMTAHADSKFGISVLLLDQILEVVKKYKIRVIGLHQHTGSDIKDAAPFLQVADILLDTARHFPDLEVIDLGGGFKVSYKPGDEITDMKLLGNKISERFQAFCKEYGRDLQLWFEPGKFLVSESGYLLVKTTVVKEDPARNFVHVDSGLNHLIRPMMYGAYHHILNISNPAGALKTYNVVGYICETDTFASDRELPEVRQGDVLAFLNAGAYGFTMSSNYNARQRPAEVMIDNGEAKLIRRRETMEDLLRTQLD; encoded by the coding sequence ATGCAATTGACACAAGAGGAAACATCCCATAGTATCCAGGGCATTGACCTGGCTGAGCTTACCGAACAATTTGGCAGCCCTTTGTACGTGTACGACGCCGATGTAATCCGTCGCAAGGTTACTGCATTGCAGCACGCATTTTCTTCTGTTGATATGAAAATGAAGTATGCGTGCAAGGCGAATACCAATCTTTCTATTTTACGACTGATGAGAAGTATCGGCGTGGAACTGGATGTCGTGTCGCCCGGGGAGCTTGAAATCGGGATGCTTGCAGGTTACGAAGCCGGGCAGATTACCTTTACACCCAGCGGAGTCCCTTTTTACGAAGTACAGGAGGCCGTAGAAAAAGGAGCGATCGTCAACGTTGACAGTCTGCCTCTTCTGGAATGGTTCGGACAAACATTTGGAAATACAAAGCCCTGCCTGATCCGTATCAAACCGAATGTGGCGGCAGGTGGAAATATCAAAATCATGACGGCGCATGCCGATTCCAAGTTTGGTATTTCCGTACTTCTGCTGGATCAAATTCTGGAAGTTGTTAAAAAGTATAAAATCCGTGTTATCGGGTTGCACCAGCACACAGGATCGGATATCAAAGATGCTGCGCCTTTCCTGCAAGTGGCTGATATTCTCCTGGATACCGCCAGGCACTTTCCTGATCTTGAAGTAATTGACCTGGGAGGCGGGTTTAAAGTTTCGTACAAACCCGGCGATGAAATCACGGATATGAAGTTGCTGGGTAATAAAATTTCCGAGCGTTTTCAGGCTTTTTGCAAAGAATACGGCAGGGACTTGCAGCTGTGGTTTGAACCGGGCAAATTCCTGGTGAGTGAATCGGGCTACCTTTTGGTAAAAACAACCGTCGTTAAAGAAGATCCCGCACGCAACTTCGTGCATGTCGACTCAGGACTCAATCACCTGATCAGGCCGATGATGTATGGCGCTTACCACCATATTCTCAACATTTCCAATCCGGCAGGTGCACTCAAAACCTATAATGTGGTGGGTTATATTTGTGAAACGGATACTTTTGCCTCAGACCGTGAACTGCCGGAAGTCAGGCAGGGCGACGTGCTGGCGTTCCTGAATGCAGGTGCCTACGGCTTTACCATGAGCTCCAACTACAATGCGCGGCAGCGCCCTGCTGAGGTAATGATCGACAATGGTGAAGCAAAGCTGATCAGGAGAAGGGAAACCATGGAAGACCTGCTCCGTACCCAGCTGGATTAA
- the pyrF gene encoding orotidine-5'-phosphate decarboxylase — translation MTYEFLFGQISQKQSYLCVGLDTDIRKIPAHLQGLPDPVFEFNKQIIDATADYCVAYKPNIAFYEALGKQGWESLQKTIAYIPKTHFTIADAKRGDIGNTSGLYARTFFDPASSGLDFDAVTVAPYMGSDSVMPFLDFADKWVILLALTSNPGSTDFQRMNADGAPLFEQVLKTSSEWAGKDRLMYVVGATQAGEFQRIRQLVPEHFLLVPGVGAQGGSLEDVSRFGMNAHCGLLVNASRSIIYADNGSDFASHARQEACRLQQEMARYLDLYCR, via the coding sequence ATGACGTACGAATTCTTGTTTGGGCAGATTTCCCAAAAACAGTCTTACCTGTGTGTTGGTTTGGATACCGACATCCGGAAAATACCCGCCCATCTGCAGGGATTGCCGGATCCTGTGTTTGAATTCAACAAGCAGATCATTGATGCCACCGCCGACTACTGCGTCGCTTACAAGCCTAATATTGCATTTTACGAGGCACTTGGCAAGCAAGGCTGGGAGAGCCTGCAAAAAACCATAGCTTACATTCCAAAAACCCATTTCACAATCGCCGATGCCAAGCGCGGTGATATCGGAAACACCTCGGGTCTTTATGCAAGGACTTTCTTCGATCCGGCTTCTTCCGGGCTCGATTTCGATGCAGTTACTGTGGCGCCGTACATGGGCAGTGATTCGGTTATGCCGTTTCTTGACTTTGCGGATAAATGGGTAATCCTGCTGGCACTTACCTCCAATCCGGGGAGTACGGACTTTCAGCGCATGAATGCGGACGGTGCACCCCTGTTTGAACAAGTGCTGAAAACTTCCAGTGAATGGGCAGGCAAGGACAGACTGATGTACGTTGTCGGCGCTACGCAGGCAGGGGAATTCCAGCGCATCCGCCAGCTTGTGCCCGAACATTTTCTGCTGGTACCCGGCGTAGGCGCGCAGGGTGGCAGTCTTGAAGACGTTTCCAGGTTTGGTATGAATGCACATTGCGGACTGCTGGTCAATGCATCGCGCAGCATCATTTATGCAGATAACGGATCGGATTTTGCATCGCATGCCCGGCAGGAAGCCTGTCGTTTACAACAGGAAATGGCCAGATATCTTGATCTTTATTGCCGATAA
- the rfbC gene encoding dTDP-4-dehydrorhamnose 3,5-epimerase → MQIRETSIAGLIEIFPRIFEDERGLFFESYNEQAFQKHGLPTGFVQDNQSFSKKGVVRGLHFQKAPFAQGKLVRVISGRVLDVAVDIRPDSPTFGKYEIFELRSDTHNIAYIPEGFAHGFAALEDTVFSYKCTNVYNKEAESGILWNDPDLGINWGVVDPIVSEKDIILPTFRSLFEDSRA, encoded by the coding sequence ATGCAGATCCGAGAAACTTCCATTGCCGGCCTGATCGAGATTTTTCCACGCATTTTTGAAGACGAGCGGGGACTGTTTTTTGAATCTTACAACGAGCAGGCTTTTCAGAAGCATGGGTTACCGACAGGGTTTGTCCAGGATAACCAGTCATTTTCGAAAAAGGGCGTAGTGCGCGGGCTGCATTTCCAAAAGGCACCTTTTGCACAGGGTAAGCTGGTACGCGTGATCTCGGGACGTGTTCTGGATGTGGCGGTGGATATACGCCCCGACTCTCCTACTTTCGGCAAATACGAAATTTTTGAGTTGCGGAGCGATACACACAACATAGCCTATATCCCCGAAGGCTTTGCCCATGGTTTTGCGGCACTGGAGGATACGGTTTTTAGTTACAAATGCACGAATGTGTACAACAAGGAAGCTGAATCGGGTATTCTCTGGAATGATCCCGATCTCGGCATCAACTGGGGTGTAGTAGATCCTATTGTTTCAGAAAAGGATATTATACTTCCTACTTTCAGGTCGCTTTTTGAGGATAGCAGAGCCTGA